The Natrinema saccharevitans genome includes the window GGGTCACTCTCAGGCCCGATCGGGGGAGAGACTCGTTGTCACGCCGGCGCGTTCGCTCGCTCGAGGTCGCCTCGGTAACGACTGATTACGCGTACCAGCTACCGACGGAGCGTCTGCTATCTCAAGCTTTCCGCTCAAACAGATTCCAGTCCTTGCTTCGGGTACAGAGTTCCGTCCAACAGTACACGGGTTCGCCCCGCCGGCTCCGGCGACTCGGGCCGGCCTGACCGTCGTCGTCGGCACGCCGCTGTTGCTCGGCGTCGTCGTTGGCTGGCGAGTCGCCCACGCTGTCGATCCCGAGCGTTTGAAGGTCACGCTGAGGATCGTCCTGCTGGGCGTCGGGCCCTCCCTCGCGTTCTGAGACGGCTCCTGCCGGACCCAGGCTGAAGGCGACGTGCGTCGAGCCCACCCCTGCGGCCCGACTCCTCGTCCCCTTCGACGACTTCGAGCCCGCCCGCGACGCCCTCGAGTACGCGTTCGATCTGTTCCCCGACGGCGACGTAACCGCGTTGATCGTCGTCGACACCACGTCACTGCCGTTCGGCCCGAACACCGCCGACGACGAGTCCAGCGACGAATCCCGGGAGTTGCTCTCGGAGGCCGCCGCCCTGCTCGAGACCGCCGAGTCGATCGCCGCGGACCGCGGGACCGAGATCGAATCGCGAACGCGACTGCGGACGCCGGCCCGGGAGATCCTGAAGTACGCCGAGGGAGCGTCGATCGACCACATCGTTAT containing:
- a CDS encoding universal stress protein, which gives rise to MKATCVEPTPAARLLVPFDDFEPARDALEYAFDLFPDGDVTALIVVDTTSLPFGPNTADDESSDESRELLSEAAALLETAESIAADRGTEIESRTRLRTPAREILKYAEGASIDHIVMGSRERSGVARILLGSVAEVVVRYSPVPVTVVR